In the Corynebacterium anserum genome, GAACTGGTCAAGGAACTCGCGGTCGTACACGGCCGTGTGACCCTGTCGTCAGGGAAAGAAGCTGATTATTACGTAGATCTGCGCCGTGCGACTCTCCATCATGAGGCGTCTAAGCTCATCGGTTCTTTGCTTCGCGAACTGACTTCTGACTGGGACTATGCGCATGTGGGAGGCCTAACTCTCGGCGCAGATCCTGTGGCCACAAGCATCATGCACGCTGGTGAGGGGGTTGATGCTTTTGTTGTCCGGAAAGAAGCGAAGAAGCACGGTATGCAGCGACGTATCGAGGGGCCGGATATTGAAGGTAAACGGGTGCTGGTTGTGGAAGATACCACCACCACCGGAAATTCCCCGCTGACCGCTGTTGCTGCTGTTCGCGAGGCCGGCGCGACAGTCGTGGGTGTGGCCACCGTGGTGGATCGCGCTACGGGTGCCCAGGATGTGATCGAAGCGGAGGGTGTGGAGTACCGCAGCCTCCTGGGACTGGAGGATTTGGATCTTGCCTAAACTGTCACGCTTTCTGCAGCCGAAGAACCTTGTGCCACAAAAGAAATCGAAAGTGGCCACGAAGCAAGTCTCTACCGCCACTGATACGGCATGGGACAACGTGTTGGATGTGCTGAGCATTATCCGCGATTCTTACGCGGATATTTTCACCAGCGGTGAACCTTTGACCAATGGAACCTTGACCAATATCTCCTCCAAAGACTTGGTCAAGATGATGCCGGAGGATCTCGATGACCTCACCGGTCGCCCAGTATACGGCCGTCATGGCAAGATCCGTGCTGGTTACCTGGCCGCCGCGGCCGTTTCTGTACTCGCCGCGGCTATTCCTTCCGACGCCACCACCCGCCTCATCAAACCCACTCTCATGCCACTACTCGTGGCTAGTTCTGATCTGTTCGCCACCCAGCGTTCCCGGAGAATCGCCGTAAAGCATCCACTAGACACTGCTTTACTCGTTGGTGGTCTGGCGTGTGGATGTTTGGGTGACATCATCCTCATGGGCAAGGATTCTCGCAGCGAGGACAAGCGTGTGCGCGCATCGAACCTCAACAGGGGTGCTGCCGCTTTCGCGGTTAATCAGAGTGCCTATCATGCACTGCTGACCAGGCAGGGGGCGCGCGCCCAGAAGAAGGACATTCTGCTGCGTATTCCGGCCGTGCTGGCCGGGATTGGCCTGGCGTCGGTCGCTAACACCAAGGCGTTGCCTGCCGCAGCGGGTTATGGAACTGCATTGGGATACACCTCTGTCTTGGCCGAAGACCACAGCCCGGAGGCGGCGTTGGGCGGCAACCTTTTTGTTGCATCCGACGCGCTTATCCTCGGGCGTCTGACCATGTTGAAGAACAAATCCCGCCTGGATGCACTCGTCGATGGGGTGGTGATGGCAACGTATACGGCGGCCCAATTACTGCTCGTGGATGCGATTACTAAGGGGCTGGTGGGCAGCAAGTGACCGAGCAGCGCCCGGGACCAACTGAATGGTTTCCCCATCCAGTAGGCGTGGGGCCATGGGAGCAAGAATTTCCGAACACCCCACGCCCCGATGACCAACATTATGACCAGCAACTCTTGGATGAGGGCGACCGCCGCAACGTAGTGGATGCCTACCGCTACTGGACACAGGCGGCGATTATCGCTGACATTGATACTCGCCGTCATCCGCTACATATCGCGATCGAGAACTTCGAGAACGACTCCAATATCGGCACGGTGGTGCGCACTGCCAACGCATTCGCGGTAGATACGGTTCACATCGTTGGGCGCAAGCGATGGAATCGCCGTGGTGCGATGGTTACCGACCGTTATCAGCACCTTATGCACCACCGCACCGTCTCGGAGGTCCTGACCTTTGCGCGGGAAAACAACCTCACGGTGGTGGCCGTGGACAACACTCCAGGCAGTGTGCCTATCGAGACCGCAGAACTACCGGAGCGCTGCCTGCTGCTTTTCGGACAGGAAGGCCCCGGGGTGACTGAAGAGGCGCAGCGCGGGGCGACGATGACCGTGTCCATTGCCCAGTTTGGATCCACCCGCTCCATCAACGCGGGCGTGGCAGCGGGCATTGCCATGCATGCGTGGGTGCGCACCCACGCGGATTTGGGCAGGGCGTGGTAGCGAGCTAGCAGCTAGTAACTGTTAGTAGCTAAAGGCGCTTCACTGAGGCAATATGGTCACTGTGTTGACTAATGCTCGTGAACAATGGGATCACCGCGCAGACCTCGCTGAACAAGCAGTGACGGAGCGCCACGCTAAGCGCTTGTGGTCGTGCCCACGGACCAATCTTGCAGTTATTGCATGGCCGCCCACTACGCGCGACAAATTCTTTGTTCGTTGGCACTATTGGTGGCAAGCGCACTACTTGGATAACCAGGTTGATGCAGCGCTGCGTCGCCCGACCAAAACCCGCATCACCAGGATCCGTCAGACCATGCGCACCATCCGGATGCGTAATCTGCAGAAGCTCAGCAAGAACAACTACTACGATGACAAAGCGTGGTTGGCTCTAGCGATGAACCGCGCGTCGGAACTGAACAAGATCCAGCACGTGCGCGGACTCCGCCAACTTATTCACAACATTTTCGATGGCGTGGACACCCTAACAGGTGTGCTGCCGTGGCGTACGAACGAGAATTTCTACAACGTGCCGACTAACGGTCCGGCAGCGATCTTGGCCGCCCGCACCGGCGAGCTGCAACTCGCGGAAAACCTCATTGATTGGACTTTTGAGCACCTCATCAATGAAAACGGCCTGGTCATGGATGGTTTACATATGCGCATGCACGGACCCGAGGCCGCCCGCCAGGTGTATTCCTATTGCCAAGGTGTGATGGTGGGAGCCTGCACTGAGCTGGCTGTGGCGCAGCGCGCTCTTGCTGGGGTGGCTCCGGATGAGGTGTCCCAGGTAGGTATCGCGCAGATCACCCGCGTACAAAAACTGGTGAGCGCCATTGAGGAACACATGACCGATAGCAACCTCGTGTTGTCGAACGAAAGCGGCGGCGGTGATGGTGGGCTGTTTAATGGTGTGTTGATGCGCTACCTCGCCCTGGTTGCCTTGGAGCTGCCAGGAGTGTCCGACGCCACGAAACGCACCCGAAAGGTTGCTCGGGACATCGTGATGGCTACGGCGGAGGCTGCGTGGAAGACCCGCTTGGAGATTGATGGTTTGCCGGTGTTCAGCGCAGACTGGAGCCGGGACGCGACTCTTCCTCAGTCTGGTGGCCTCGTTGGCGCCACTATTGCCGGGGCGGTGTCTAGCTCCGATATCGCGGAACGGGATCTGTCCGTGCAGCTGTCTGGGTGGATGCTTATGGAAGCCGCTGCCAGGTTGTCTGCCGCAGAAGGAAAATTTTAAAAAGGAAAGTTTTCCTAAAAGCAATACGAGTAGTGACTCATACGGATTATTCTTCCTACATGAGTTGTCCCTCAACAATCAGCAAGCGCGCTAGGCCAAGCATCTCTGCGGCATTTTTCATCCAGGGCATGCTGCTGGCGGCTATCCTCACCGAACTTCCCGCCATCCGCGCAGACATGGGAGCGGGTGACGGACTACTTGCCCTGCTGATCGGCGTGATTAGCTTGTTGGCCGCCGGTGGTTCGATCGTGGCGGAGAAGTTTGCAGAAAAGAAGGACTCAGCCACGGTGCTTATGCTGGGCATAGCAACGGAGGCCGTAGGCGCGCTCCTCATCACCCTCAACCAGGGCATGGTTACTTTCGTACTCGCGACGATCATTTACGGCCTCGGCCTGGGTGGTGTGGATGCTGCCGGAAATATGCAGGCTGCAGCGCTGCAAAACCGTGTGGGAAAGGTCATCCTCTCCAGCTTCTTCGCGGCGTGGTCTGCGGGAGCAATCGTCGGCGCAGTGGCGGTGTCTCTAGGGGAGGGACTATCCATGGGGTACCGCGTGAACATTGCTGTGGTGGCCGTGGCGGTGGCCATTATTGGGTTGGTTGCCTCCCCTAACTTCCTGCGCTATGGGCATGAAAAAGCCATCGACCACAACCCAGTCCATGCTCTCATACCGTGGCGCCCGGTCGTAGCGCTCGGGATCGCTATGGCGCTGTTCTATGTCGTAGATTTTGGTCTGTCCAATTGGTCTACTCTCTTTCTTCACGACATCTTGTTAGCCGATGTGTCCACCGCGGCGCTGGGCGTGGCGGCCTACCAGATAGCCGGGTTGGTGTCTCGGCTCACCGCTGACTTCTGGACCCGCCGGTTCGGCGCTGTGCGGGTGATGCGGGTAGCAGCTGTTGTCGCAATGGCTGGCATGCTCGCCACCATTACAGCGCAGAACGTGCCGGGGGCGCTGGTTGGCCTGGCTATCGTCGGTCTCGGCGCTTCGGTCACTGCGCCTTTGTGTTTCTCCTCCGCCGCAGCGCTTTCGCAAAAGAATCTCGACGCCGTGATTGCCCGCCTGAACCTCTTCAACTATGCAGGCACGGTGGTCGGCGGTGTGGTGATAGGCACGCTTCTAGCTGCGACCAATGCCCGCGTAGCATTGATCATTCCATTGATTTCCTGCGTGCTGTTGATTTTCAGTGCGCCCTGGTTTAGCAAACGGGTGGCGTCGACACATGAGATGAGACATGAGATGAGGACGTCCACAGACAAGGGGTAGCGGCGAGTCAACAAACAAAGGGAGTGGGGGAGTCAACAAATAAAGGGGGTAGAAGCAGGTAGACAAACTAGGGGTAGCGGCAGGAAAAGTAGATGCAGAGGAAATGAGCATGGAAAGAATGACACTGGCTATCTAGGGTGCCCCCTAAATTGGGCCTATCGGATCCTACTCGAACCCACAACTCGTCCAATCCAAGGCATAATTCGTAGATAGAAAGTCCGCACAAGAGCACAATCAGGAGGCATCTATGCCAATTGCAACTCCAGCCCAGTACCAGGACATGCTCGATAAGGCCAAGGAAGGTGGCTACGCTTTCCCAGCCATCAACTGCACCTCGTCGGAAACCATCAACGCAGCCCTCAAGGGTTTCGCGGACGCTGAATCCGATGGCATTATCCAGTTCTCCATCGGTGGAGCGGAGTTCGGCTCCGGTCTGAACGTTAAGAACATGGTTGCAGGCGCCACCGCCCTCGCAGCGTTTGCACACGAAGCAGCAAAGCACTATGGGGTTAACGTTGCGCTGCACACCGACCACTGCCAGAAGGAGAAGCTGGACGGCTACGTCCGCCCATTGCTGGAGATCTCCCGTAAGCGAGTGGAAGCTGGCGAAAACCCACTGTTCCAGTCTCATATGTGGGACGGTTCCGCTGTGCCAATCGATGAGAACCTGGAGATCGCTCAGGACCTGCTGGCTAAGTCCAAGGCGGCTAACATCATTCTCGAGGTAGAGATTGGCGTGGTCGGCGGTGAAGAAGATGGCGTTGAAGCCAAGGCTGGTGCCAACCTCTACACCTCTGAAGAGGACTTCGCGAAGACTGTCGATGCTTTAGGCACGGGCGAGAACGGTCGTTACCTGCTGGCCGCCACGTTCGGCAACGTGCACGGCGTATACAAGCCAGGCAACGTGAAGCTGCGCCCAGAGGTTCTGGATATGGGACAGAAAGTTGCTGCAAAGAAGCTGGGGCTGGATGAGTCCGCTCAGCCATTCGACTTCGTTTTCCACGGCGGCTCAGGCTCCGAGAAGGAAAAGATCGAAGAATCTCTGCGTTACGGTGTGATCAAGATGAATGTGGACACTGATACTCAGTACGCGTTCACCCGGCCAATCGCATCTCACATGTTCTCCAACTACGACGGCGTGCTGAAGATCGATGGCGAAGTAGGCAACAAGAAGGTGTACGACCCGCGCTCCTACCTGAAGAAGGCTGAGGAGGCCATGGCTCTGCGCGTGGTTGAGGCCTGTGAGGATCTGCACTCCGCTGGCAAGTCCACCGTGAAGTAAACGCGCATGACCTTCTGTCTTAACTGCTGGTGGTGCGGGCTCTACGTGGATTGATGTCAATCCGGTTAGCGGTAAGTGTCAGCTGCTGTGGATGATCGATCCGGTGTATGCCGACGGTAGGGGAGACGCCTCCAATGTCCGTCTGCTGGGTGTGGTGATGAACATTCTGGCGGCACTTCTCGGTGGAGTCCCGGCCTTTTCGCACCGTTTGTCGCGTTCGCCTTTCTACACTGGAGATGACCCTACGGCCTACCGGTGGCATGTCCAACATCACCGTGTTGACCGTCTAGCCCATCTGCGTGACGAAGTGAGGACCATGATCGGCCAACCCGCTCCTGAAAAAGAAAAGTCTCAGTAGGTTTTCCAGCGGCCGCGAGTTGATTGAAGCGGTGCCGTGCACGCCGCCAAGAAGCGTAGATGCTCAAAGCCCTTGATGGTGGTCTCTCTAACGCTGACGCCTTGGACGGCGACCGTATCGATGGTGTGAAGGTGCTTGGGATCTCTGAAGGCGCGTCGCCCGCGATGAGACGGTCTTCCGCCATGCACTGGCAACCGTGCACCGTCTCCGCGAGGCGGGAGAACGCATGACGGATGCGGCGATCATTGACGCCTACGAGCGCGCCTACAACATCGTCCAGGCTGTCGGAGCAGATCACCGAGAACCCGACATGCCGCCGATGCGGGATCGTCAGACGATGGCCAGGCGCGTGCGTGGGTATGTGCTGTCCAACAACCGTGGGGCTGGTTCGTCATCGTTCTCCGGTAACACCGGAGGCGTCGGTATGCGTGAACGCAAGGCTTTGGCAACCATGGGACGCAAGGGCAGGCAGAAGGTCGCGCATTTCGTGACGTCGTACTGGATGGAGACCGACTCCCTCCCTAGTTGGGCAGAGATACAACACGAGACTGGGCTCTCCAGAGCGACGGTCGCCGCTATATGTCAGCTCTGAAGAGCCAAGGAGAACTTCCTGATAAATAGGGTCGCACACCGTAAGCAATACACGGTTCCCCTGTTCCCTTTAGGGGCAGTCAGCTTTTAGAGAAACCATCCACTTACAAAGCAGCTGCACCTGGGGGTCACTAACTGTTGGTTTTCAAGATCGAGCGAGCTCTTGTTTGGCAGTGGTGGGTTGACTCTTTCTTAGGAGCGGATGGTTTCTAGAGAGGGGTGGAGGTGGTTTAGCTATGTAGGCGTGTGTGCGTGCGGCTAGGGGTGGGGACGCACTTTGTTTTCCGTGGTTGTGTACAAGCTCGTGGAGGCGGAGATGCGTGAGAGGAGCTACTGATTAGCTCCAGTGTGGTGTCCTGGGGAATAAGAAATGTTGGCTTTTTCCGATGGCAGGGCTGAGTGTTCGCTGCTATCGGTTAGGTGGTGTGATTAGTGCTTGGGCTGTTGTACATGATTGCTGTGGCAGTATCCAGGTTATGAAATCAGCCACGAGGGACACGGTAGTTGGCGCTCTAGGGTCAGCTCGGATGGCTCCGTATCTATTCTGCTGTAGACGGCAACAAGAAAAGGGCTCTTGCGTTGTATCGGTGGAGTGTCAGGTTGGGGGCACCGGTTCAAGAAACACTCGGCATTACCGAGGTGCTTGTTCGCAATGCGATGAATGGTCAGTTGCAGGAGTGGAACCGTCGGGAAAATGGAAGTCCTAGTTGGCTTCTCGGCGCTCCAGCTTCCCCGCTGCGAAACCTGACTCAGGGCAAGCGACGAGAGGCGTTGAGGCGAGCGCAGAAGTCTGCGAGCAATCGTTCAATACATCATCCTCGCTATGGAGCTCAGATTACGCATGACGATGCTTTGGCAAACACCATGTTTGGGATGTGGAAAGACATTCTCCCTAACCATGATCCTGATGCTAATCCGGAGAAGAGAGAGAATAAGAATCGTGTCCGGATGTGGGAAGAAGCGCTAGAAGCAGCGTTTCCGCATGAAGTAGATCCTGACGGGCACACGACGTACTGGAGAGTAGCCCACCTTCATCTGCTGCGTAATCGAGTATCACATATGGATAGTTTGCTCAACGTTGACGTTCCCGATGTGATTGGTGATGCATTTTCACTGGTCGGGAGCATAGATCCAGTTCTTGAACAGTGGCTCACGGGCACGAGTACCGTCAAGGAAATTTACTCGATCCGCCCCCAGTAGAGAAAGAGGAAGGCCTACAGGTGCAAATTGTCCTGTAGACCTTCCTCACTCATAGCGAGGAACCTTGTCCTCACTTTCCTTACCTTCATTCCACCCTTGGAAAGATTCAATGCAAGTTACTCTAAGGCCAAACATCACTCTGGCAGACGGTGTTCGCAGACTAAAAGGCTGTATTGAAAGAATCGCGCAGGTTTAGGCAACGGGCGGCTTTAGGTAGCGTGTGCTGTCTGATTGACCATCCAGGACGCCGTTTCGACCAATGTTCTAGGCCTGTGTAGCTACTATGCGCCCGCTTTCGTGTGCCGACTTGCCCATTGCAAAATGCTTTTAAAGATCGATGGTGTGATCCAGCGAACGTTTACTCTACGCAAGAGAGAGAAAAGATTGTGGACGATGCTCTATCGTGTTTCATAAAGTGTCTTTATGATGCCTAGTGTCACAGCCATAACTAGGGTCACGGAGAGAGCTACGATCACTGCTGCCAGAATCCGATATGGATGACTTAATATCTCTCCAATAGGCCAATTTAAGACAATAGTGATCACCACTCCCAACAGGAGCGACATAGGTAATTTGGTGACTATGTTTTTAAACACGACCGTCCTTAGCTAGTAATTCTGTCACTGCCATCCGTTGGCGACGCAAAAGCTATCGAACTTCTCGTCCTTACCC is a window encoding:
- the pyrE gene encoding orotate phosphoribosyltransferase encodes the protein MAPLVNEEKKQRLAELVKELAVVHGRVTLSSGKEADYYVDLRRATLHHEASKLIGSLLRELTSDWDYAHVGGLTLGADPVATSIMHAGEGVDAFVVRKEAKKHGMQRRIEGPDIEGKRVLVVEDTTTTGNSPLTAVAAVREAGATVVGVATVVDRATGAQDVIEAEGVEYRSLLGLEDLDLA
- a CDS encoding lysoplasmalogenase, translated to MATKQVSTATDTAWDNVLDVLSIIRDSYADIFTSGEPLTNGTLTNISSKDLVKMMPEDLDDLTGRPVYGRHGKIRAGYLAAAAVSVLAAAIPSDATTRLIKPTLMPLLVASSDLFATQRSRRIAVKHPLDTALLVGGLACGCLGDIILMGKDSRSEDKRVRASNLNRGAAAFAVNQSAYHALLTRQGARAQKKDILLRIPAVLAGIGLASVANTKALPAAAGYGTALGYTSVLAEDHSPEAALGGNLFVASDALILGRLTMLKNKSRLDALVDGVVMATYTAAQLLLVDAITKGLVGSK
- a CDS encoding TrmH family RNA methyltransferase, whose product is MTEQRPGPTEWFPHPVGVGPWEQEFPNTPRPDDQHYDQQLLDEGDRRNVVDAYRYWTQAAIIADIDTRRHPLHIAIENFENDSNIGTVVRTANAFAVDTVHIVGRKRWNRRGAMVTDRYQHLMHHRTVSEVLTFARENNLTVVAVDNTPGSVPIETAELPERCLLLFGQEGPGVTEEAQRGATMTVSIAQFGSTRSINAGVAAGIAMHAWVRTHADLGRAW
- a CDS encoding glycoside hydrolase family 76 protein; the protein is MTNAREQWDHRADLAEQAVTERHAKRLWSCPRTNLAVIAWPPTTRDKFFVRWHYWWQAHYLDNQVDAALRRPTKTRITRIRQTMRTIRMRNLQKLSKNNYYDDKAWLALAMNRASELNKIQHVRGLRQLIHNIFDGVDTLTGVLPWRTNENFYNVPTNGPAAILAARTGELQLAENLIDWTFEHLINENGLVMDGLHMRMHGPEAARQVYSYCQGVMVGACTELAVAQRALAGVAPDEVSQVGIAQITRVQKLVSAIEEHMTDSNLVLSNESGGGDGGLFNGVLMRYLALVALELPGVSDATKRTRKVARDIVMATAEAAWKTRLEIDGLPVFSADWSRDATLPQSGGLVGATIAGAVSSSDIAERDLSVQLSGWMLMEAAARLSAAEGKF
- a CDS encoding MFS transporter produces the protein MSCPSTISKRARPSISAAFFIQGMLLAAILTELPAIRADMGAGDGLLALLIGVISLLAAGGSIVAEKFAEKKDSATVLMLGIATEAVGALLITLNQGMVTFVLATIIYGLGLGGVDAAGNMQAAALQNRVGKVILSSFFAAWSAGAIVGAVAVSLGEGLSMGYRVNIAVVAVAVAIIGLVASPNFLRYGHEKAIDHNPVHALIPWRPVVALGIAMALFYVVDFGLSNWSTLFLHDILLADVSTAALGVAAYQIAGLVSRLTADFWTRRFGAVRVMRVAAVVAMAGMLATITAQNVPGALVGLAIVGLGASVTAPLCFSSAAALSQKNLDAVIARLNLFNYAGTVVGGVVIGTLLAATNARVALIIPLISCVLLIFSAPWFSKRVASTHEMRHEMRTSTDKG
- the fbaA gene encoding class II fructose-bisphosphate aldolase; protein product: MPIATPAQYQDMLDKAKEGGYAFPAINCTSSETINAALKGFADAESDGIIQFSIGGAEFGSGLNVKNMVAGATALAAFAHEAAKHYGVNVALHTDHCQKEKLDGYVRPLLEISRKRVEAGENPLFQSHMWDGSAVPIDENLEIAQDLLAKSKAANIILEVEIGVVGGEEDGVEAKAGANLYTSEEDFAKTVDALGTGENGRYLLAATFGNVHGVYKPGNVKLRPEVLDMGQKVAAKKLGLDESAQPFDFVFHGGSGSEKEKIEESLRYGVIKMNVDTDTQYAFTRPIASHMFSNYDGVLKIDGEVGNKKVYDPRSYLKKAEEAMALRVVEACEDLHSAGKSTVK
- a CDS encoding replication initiation protein, with translation MIDPVYADGRGDASNVRLLGVVMNILAALLGGVPAFSHRLSRSPFYTGDDPTAYRWHVQHHRVDRLAHLRDEVRTMIGQPAPEKEKSQ